TCTTAAATTTCCTAATGACTGTGCAAATGGAACAGGGCCACCAAAACTAGCATCAATTTCATAATCTGGATTTTGTATATCTGTAACTCTTCTATGTTGCCACAAAAATATCTTTTGAGCTTGTTCAGGAGTAAGATCGTTTGTGGGATCATCATCTAGTAAAGTTTTTTCAGCGACAGCTATCCACCCGTCAAATTGAGGAAACTGATTTCGAGTATATGTATCCCAAACCGGTAAACCAGTATTAGGGTCAAGAGCTTCTGTTCCAAACCATGCAACCTGCCCATCAACAAATGGACGAATCCAATATGAATTTGGATCGTGTGGTGACATTCCAAAATGCTTTTGAGAAGCACCTTTGTAGCGACTTATTAAACTGAAAGAATATTTATCTCTTGATCCTTCTTTAGTAACCACATTTATCAATCCTGATCTAACATTTCCATACTCTGCATTAAAACCACCTGTTTGAATTTGGACTTCATCAATTGCAGAGTAGCTAATACCGGTAAATGGAGAGTTATCTCTTTCATCTCTAAGAGTAACACCATTTACTAAAAAAGCAGTTTGATTCGCTGATCCACCTCTTATTTCCAATCCGCTTCTAACGCCGGCTTGTAAACCTATTACTCCAGAAATACTTGATACAGGCAGATTTTCAATTTCTTCCACATTTAAGTTTACACGACTTGAAGAAACGTCTTTTTGAACTATTGGCGTAGTAGCTATCACCACAACTTCTTCAGTCTGAAATGTGTTCGATGAAAGATTAAAATTTACCTCCGTGGTTTGATCAATACTTACGCGTACATCTTTATATGTACTTGGTGCATATCCAACCATTGATGCTTTTAAGTTGTACGTTTGTGGGGAAACACTAAGAATTACAAAATATCCGTCAATATCTGTGGCAGCACCAATTGTGGTACCTTCTATTAACACATTGGCACCTATTAAGGCCTCACCAGTCGAGGCATCTTTAACACTGCCAGTAATTTTACCTACTTGTGCTAAGGAATGTATTGAAAAAATATTTAGTGCGAGTATGCTAATCAGTAGCAATCTTCTCATATGACATTACTCCTAATTTTAGTCTCTAAGCTTTGGGGAGTAGTTCTGATAAAGAATACCTAAGCATTCTTTTTTCTCAGACAATTATTAATCAGAACAAAATTAAAATTGATTAAATTTTCGTACAAAAAGTAAATAAATTAGTTTCTAAAGTCAATTGTTATTATAGTTTGACTGTTAATGGTCTTTTGTTATATTCATTCAAGTTCAGAATTTAACTTTTTACGTGCTAAAAGCTCAAAAGTACGAACTCTATCTTTATAAACATTGTTTGCATTCATTCTTATAATATCTAACTGCGCATCAGAGTTTCCTTCCCATCTTCTGCACATATAAACTGAATGATATATTCTTCCTATTTTATATTGTCTGCTAATTGCTAATCCGACAGAATAATCTTCTCCATAACTCACATTGGGTATTTTTATCTCACGTAACAAAGGAGTATAAAAAGCGCGAGGTGCTCCAAGTCCATTTATTCTTAGCGCGTTATTTGGTCCATTATCATTGGTCCATTCTTTATGCTCAATCAAACCCGGCGGTAATTCTTTAAGATCAAAATCAGTTATCTGATATGATCCAATTACCATTGCACACTTTTCAGTATGGAATAAATCAACCACTGTCTGTATTGTATTTTCATCTTTATAAATATCATCGCTGTCTAATTGAATCGCAAACCTTCCACATTTTTGATGATGAACACCGGCATTCCAGCAACCACCAATTCCAAGATCTTTTCTTTCCGGAATATAATGGATAATTCTTTCATCTTTTTTTGCGAATGATGAAATGGTTTCAGTGGTGCCATCTGTTGAATGATTGTCTATTACAATCAAGTTGAACTTAAAATTTGCTTGTTGTTTAAGTACTGATTCAATTGCATCGCCAATAGTCTTAACACGATTTCTAACAGGTATTATCACCGATGCTTCAAGTTCAAAATCTTTTGTGCTTGATAAATCAATTTCTTTAAATGGTGGATGAACATACGCACCAATATCCATTAAATGCTGTGTAACTACCTTCTCCATTTCAATCTGTACTTCCCTGTTTTTGGGATCAACATAACTAAAATGTTTATCCTCTGTGCCAATTTCCTCAGCACTTTCAATTGTGTATAGATTTTCTGGAATTCTTATTAAAGGGGCATACTGGGAAAGTTTTAATCTTAGATTATAAAAACCTGCAAAATTTAGACTACCGTTATCTTTAAGCGAAATGTTTTTTAGATATTCAGTTCTAACAAATAACAAATTGCCAAAATCAAAATCATCACGCAAACTTCCTTCTTGATAATCAATGACAGGATGTGTGATAGGCTTTCCATTTTCTTCTTCTAAAAAATCCGAATAAACCAAAGCTGCTCCAGTGTTCTCCGCAACCTGATAAAATCTATCCAAACAAAACTGTCCTGGTTTAACAGCCTTCTCGCCTTGAATGACTAATATATAATCTGTTGATGAATACTTTGCAATCAAATTAACTGAATCACTGCTGTTAAAGTTTTTGCAAAAAATAACTTTAGCGCTTTCAAAAGATGAAAATTTTTCATCACCCGAAATCAAAATAATTTCTTTTACCAATGGTGATTCACTAAATCGTTTTATAGTTTTTTCGTTTTCTTTTGGATTGCCCTGCTGCAGAAAAATTGTTATTAAGTTTTTCATATTCATTAATTCCGTTTGATTTGAAGTATGACAAAAATATAACTTCAATAAATAAGAAAATAGACTGATTGTAAGTTATTTTTTTTTTATTTTAACGATAGAAAATAAGCATGAAACATTGCTCTTTATTTATAATTTATATTACAGGTTTTTAGTGATGAAAAAACTATTCTTTTCGTTATTGTTTTTCTTTTCGATTTTAATTTCTGCACAAAATGACTACCAGCTGATTATACGCGGAACAATGGAAGATGCGGTTTTAAATCCCGTATTTTCTCCTGACGGCAAAAATATTGCTTTCACAAAAAATAATTATCTAGGTATCTGGGTTTATAATCTTCAAACAAAAAAATCTATTCAGTTAACTGATGAAATGGCTGCAGGATTTGCATTTAAATGGTCTTCTGATTCAAAATCAATTTTAACACGCGTAGCAAAGTATGAAAACCAAAAAAGATACAATGCAATAAAAGTTTTTGATATCTCAACAAATGAATCGAAACAACTTACCAATTACAAAACTATAATGCCTTATTTACCGCAATGGGCTGATGGCGATACAAAAATCTTTTTACCAGAAAAAACAAATGATGAAATTTTTGTCACGGATAAATCCAAAAATAATTTTAATCAAAACAGTCTAGTTGTATTTGAAAAAAACAACAAGCTAATTGTAAAAAATCTAAATGATAATTCAGAGCGAATTTTTGAACCAATTAAAGATGCACAATATATCAGCCTTTCAACTTCACCAGATTACTCAAAAATGGTTTTTAAAGTTGTTGGTGGAAATATGTTCGTAATCAGTTTAGATGGCAC
The window above is part of the Ignavibacteriales bacterium genome. Proteins encoded here:
- a CDS encoding glycosyltransferase family 2 protein, encoding MKNLITIFLQQGNPKENEKTIKRFSESPLVKEIILISGDEKFSSFESAKVIFCKNFNSSDSVNLIAKYSSTDYILVIQGEKAVKPGQFCLDRFYQVAENTGAALVYSDFLEEENGKPITHPVIDYQEGSLRDDFDFGNLLFVRTEYLKNISLKDNGSLNFAGFYNLRLKLSQYAPLIRIPENLYTIESAEEIGTEDKHFSYVDPKNREVQIEMEKVVTQHLMDIGAYVHPPFKEIDLSSTKDFELEASVIIPVRNRVKTIGDAIESVLKQQANFKFNLIVIDNHSTDGTTETISSFAKKDERIIHYIPERKDLGIGGCWNAGVHHQKCGRFAIQLDSDDIYKDENTIQTVVDLFHTEKCAMVIGSYQITDFDLKELPPGLIEHKEWTNDNGPNNALRINGLGAPRAFYTPLLREIKIPNVSYGEDYSVGLAISRQYKIGRIYHSVYMCRRWEGNSDAQLDIIRMNANNVYKDRVRTFELLARKKLNSELE
- a CDS encoding PD40 domain-containing protein, giving the protein MKKLFFSLLFFFSILISAQNDYQLIIRGTMEDAVLNPVFSPDGKNIAFTKNNYLGIWVYNLQTKKSIQLTDEMAAGFAFKWSSDSKSILTRVAKYENQKRYNAIKVFDISTNESKQLTNYKTIMPYLPQWADGDTKIFLPEKTNDEIFVTDKSKNNFNQNSLVVFEKNNKLIVKNLNDNSERIFEPIKDAQYISLSTSPDYSKMVFKVVGGNMFVISLDGTNLIDLGIGNAPQWSSDSKKIVFEITKDDGYNFTASDIFSVNADGTQKINLTNTNDKIEMNPCFTPDNKAIVFNVVEDGSIYLMNIE